Proteins co-encoded in one Garra rufa chromosome 7, GarRuf1.0, whole genome shotgun sequence genomic window:
- the LOC141338982 gene encoding F-box only protein 9-like, with the protein MAESNQNTDGTIEEGEDENTEDSNLQMELSVFRAKWMSELQPSSGGKKNTLKTADLRRKQEIAREEKARELFLKAVEEEQNGAVYEAIKYYKSAMQLVPDIEFKINYSRTPDPDRGGNYLEDNEKDREIDDLLTYFQQQLTLEDDTMKLCEPETDTTQVHISALPLEVLMYIFRWVVSCDLDLRALEQLSLVCRGFYICARDPEIWRSACLRVWGRSCTKMLPFSSWREMFLERPRVRFDGVYISKTAYIRQGEESLDGFYRAWHQVEFYRYLRFFPDGQVMMLTTPEDPLVTVPRLRSKNSRVDSIMFGHYRLSQDTDNQTKVYVVVSKRKEEKVAEYQRSRFCRRNPVPEADRSFHVGLQLSSGGRQHFNKLVWIHHSCHITYRSTGETVVTAFDVDKMYTPLFFARVKSYTAFSERPL; encoded by the exons ATG GCTGAAAGCAACCAAAATACTGATGGCACTATTGAAGAAGGGGAAGATGAAAATACAGAGGATTCTAATCTGCAA ATGGAGCTCAGTGTTTTTCGGGCAAAGTGGATGTCTGAGCTTCAACCCAGCTCAGGTGGAAAGAAAAATACCCTCAAAACTGCTGACCTGAGAAGAAAACAGGAAATTGCTAGGGAGGAAAAG GCCCGAGAGCTGTTCCTGAAGGCTGTCGAGGAGGAACAGAATGGAGCAGTTTATGAAG CCATCAAGTACTATAAAAGCGCAATGCAGCTGGTACCGGACATTGAGTTTAAGATCAACTACAGCAGAACTCCTGATCCGGACCGTGGTGGGAACTA CTTGGAAGACAATGAGAAAGATCGGGAGATAGACGATCTACTGACATACTTCCAACAGCAGCTGACACTGGAGGATGACACCATGAAGCTGTGTGAGCCTGAGACAGACACGACTCAGGTGCACATCTCAG CTTTGCCCCTCGAGGTGCTTATGTACATCTTCCGCTGGGTGGTGTCATGTGACCTGGACCTTCGAGCCTTAGAGCAGCTGTCCCTGGTTTGCAGGGGTTTCTATATCTGTGCAAG GGACCCTGAGATTTGGCGGTCTGCCTGTTTGAGGGTGTGGGGGCGGAGCTGCACCAAAATGCTGCCATTTTCATCCTGGAGAGAGATGTTTTTGGAAAGGCCACGTGTACGCTTTGATG GTGTTTACATCAGCAAAACAGCATACATCCGTCAGGGGGAAGAGTCTCTTGATGGCTTCTACAGGGCTTGGCACCAGGTGGAGTTCTACAG GTACTTGCGCTTCTTCCCTGATGGTCAAGTGATGATGTTGACCACACCCGAGGACCCTTTGGTCACTGTTCCAAGGCTGCGCAGCAAGAACTCCAG GGTGGATTCCATCATGTTTGGCCATTATCGGCTGTCCCAGGATACGGACAATCAAACCAAAGTTTATGTTGTTGTCTCCAAGAGAAAAGAAGAG AAGGTGGCGGAGTACCAGAGGAGCCGGTTCTGCAGGCGGAACCCAGTCCCTGAAGCAGATCGCTCCTTTCATGTAGGACTGCAGCTGTCCTCTGGGGGGCGGCAACACTTCAACAAGCTGGTGTGGATCCACCATTCCTGCCACATTACCTACAG ATCGACTGGAGAGACAGTTGTCACTGCATTTGATGTCGACAAAATGTACACGCCTCTGTTTTTTGCACGAGTGAAGAGCTACACAGCCTTTTCCGAGCGTCCACTGTAG